The following is a genomic window from Desulfotignum phosphitoxidans DSM 13687.
GGGCGGGACTATTGATAAAACGCTTTTCGTTATATGGAAAAAGATTAAAAAGCCGTACAACATATATTTACCGGATTAGTGCCTTACTCTTCAGTTTCTGTTAAAAAAACAAGAAAATGAAGAGGGGCAACTGGGTTGCGGGTTTCCCGCGTTAGTAGAAATGAACTAAATTGACTCTGAAGGAGATTATTATGCTTGATTTAAAACCAGAGGAAATTCCAAGTGATCAGGAATTGCGTAGCAAAGTTATGAATTACCTCGAAAAAAATTCTAAATTTCGCCAGGCCAACAAGGTTTTGTTTGCTCATCCCTCTCCTTTTTATTGGAGAGAAAAGGATATAGACCTTAACAGGTTCATAGAAGAAAGAGAGTTTTTGAGAACTTATAAAAACGTCGATAAAAATACAAATTTGTATGTTTCAATACCATTTTGTTTGAAAACGAACCCTTCAAAGTGTGGTTATTGTCTATTCCCTTCACATGATTTTACAAATTACGGGGAAGTGGAAAAGTATCTTATGAGCCTTGAAAAGGAATCTATAATATATGCTGATAAATTTGATAATAAATGTAACCTTGCCTCCGTATATTTTGGCGGGGGGACACCAAATATTCTTAAAGCTAAAGATTACCCTAAACTTATTGGTATTGTGAAAAATATTTTTAGTGATTTTCCTGAAGATATTGAAATGACACTCGAAGGGATTCCAGCACTTTTCACTGAGAAAAAGCTGAAAAGTATTAGAGACTGTGGAATCAAAAGAATTAGCATGGGTGTTCAACAACTTAATGACGAACTTATTAAATACAGTGGAAGAAAACAGACAAAGCGCCAGGTTTTAGATGTCATTGGTTGGTGTGAAAAAATCGGGCTGGAGCTTAGTGTTGATTTGATTTATGGATGGCCTGAACAAAACGAAGAATCTCTTTTAAATGACCTTAAGGTAATTGTCGATCAAGGTGTTAAACATATTACCCATTATGAATTAAATATAGCAGGCAAGTATTGCCCAAGCTATTTTGCTCAAAACCTGAAAGATAAAATTCCTTCAATTGAAGATACTATAAATCTTTATCATTCTTCAAAAAACTTCCTTCTTTCAAAAGGCTATAAACAGCTTACAAGCTATGATTTTATGAAAGATGACGGGAATGATGAGAATTTTCTTTTTGAAAAAAATGTACGGAATGTTCTGAGCTATGACAACGAAAGAGGCTTTGTGGGTACAGACATGCTGGGGTTGGGATTTGGTGCTCTCAATTGCTTAACGGGAACTTTTGAAAAACCCGGTACAATTTATATCAACCATATTGACTTGGAAAAATATTATTCATGTATTGAAAAGGATAACCTACCTTTTATGACAGGGTATCTATATGAGGATAAAGATTTGAAGCTTGCTGTCCTCTTTCATATGATTCAATCTCTTTGTATTGATGTTAAAATATGTGAAAAGCTCTTTAATACAAATGTTGTTGATGATTATAGTCATATATGGAAGGTTTTGACGGAAATGGGCTGGATTAAAATTAAAGATG
Proteins encoded in this region:
- a CDS encoding coproporphyrinogen-III oxidase family protein; its protein translation is MLDLKPEEIPSDQELRSKVMNYLEKNSKFRQANKVLFAHPSPFYWREKDIDLNRFIEEREFLRTYKNVDKNTNLYVSIPFCLKTNPSKCGYCLFPSHDFTNYGEVEKYLMSLEKESIIYADKFDNKCNLASVYFGGGTPNILKAKDYPKLIGIVKNIFSDFPEDIEMTLEGIPALFTEKKLKSIRDCGIKRISMGVQQLNDELIKYSGRKQTKRQVLDVIGWCEKIGLELSVDLIYGWPEQNEESLLNDLKVIVDQGVKHITHYELNIAGKYCPSYFAQNLKDKIPSIEDTINLYHSSKNFLLSKGYKQLTSYDFMKDDGNDENFLFEKNVRNVLSYDNERGFVGTDMLGLGFGALNCLTGTFEKPGTIYINHIDLEKYYSCIEKDNLPFMTGYLYEDKDLKLAVLFHMIQSLCIDVKICEKLFNTNVVDDYSHIWKVLTEMGWIKIKDGNIHFINNGEFRTPLIQGLIANERKKEIEVAIS